Sequence from the Maniola jurtina chromosome 18, ilManJurt1.1, whole genome shotgun sequence genome:
attaacttaaattattttgacaattcaaaagcacttgtaagagtttacttgaataaaaatatattctattctaaaaaatCAAATTTGAGTATGAGTTTTTGCAACGCTGAATTACCTTTTTGAAATGCACTGTGCATTTCATAAAGTAATTCATGGTCATTAAATTGTTAGGAATTAATTATAGCGTTTCAATAGCCACGAGCGActgtttgataaaaaaatatccagcaatgagttgataacttttaaaatttattccttATTGCAAATTGATAAGGTTTAATTAATAACCGCTTGTGGCTATCGAGAGTCTAAACAAAAAGTatcttaaaaactattttttcaagttttagTAAATTCGTTTGCACACTACAAATCTATTTAACAGAAATCACAACCTAAAAGAAAAACGAAAACTATTTATTACCtatgattttttgaaaattctttattCATAGATTCTGTCTAAAAACGGCTTCGTGGCCgtttattatcttttttttaagtctggatataaattttattagaaaTCATAGAATAGTATCTTAAGTACAATCTTACTGATTAGAAACTGGGTATTTTGTGCACTAGAAAATGAAACAGGATGGTATGTTTTGTATGAAACACGGGACAGAATTCCGCCCTGGTTAAGCCCGCATCAGTTTACTGTGTGTTCATATAAATTCTAAGCCCTCGTTCACACAGATGATTTTGTAGTGCGCTTTAAAACTGATGAATTTACAATATTGCAGTCCTTTCCGGGACTGCAATATTGTAAAGTCATCACCGGGAATAgtttccgggatgtaagctaactctgtatcattAAAATCTGtcaaattgttgggccgtgaaaagctagcagatacacagatacactttcgcatttataatttcgcattagtatggataatccATTGGATTTTAAAGAATCATCCGAGTGAACGAGTGCTAACAACATTGTGTATAGTGCCTAAAAAGGTTCAAATATAATTCGGCAGTCTACGAGTTCTTTTCAGTGAGTTTGACGACGACCGCCTTGACTTCGGTATAGTTCTTGATGCCATAGGGTCCGTTCTCCCGCCCGAGGCCGGATTGCTTGTACCCGCCGAACGGCACCTGGTTGCCGAAAACGTTGTAGTCGTTCACCCACACCGTGCCCGCACGGAGAccctttaaattaaaacataaaaaaaactgacaTTAATatccacaaacactaaaaattaaaaataatttaatttactaccgaatatattatgtatacaagagatAATGTAGTTctgtaataacattttttgaGAGCCATCGAGGAGCTTTGCTCTggtctccatctccgaagatattcatcagatcttcacgaaATTAAAATGGGACCTCCTCtgaagtatgacctaccaaCAAGAATTATCAAAATTCGTTTTTACTTGGCGGAGAAATCGCTTAACAAACATACCAAGAAAAGTATTAAGTGGTCATCGACCTTCAGAAACTCCGACGCAGAGATGTATACGAACAAACTGATTTGAATGTCACTAAACATCCAAGAGGTAAACGTAGTCTACCACTTGAATAGTGAAAATCATATGAATCTAAGTATATCAGTGAACGACGAAGCATAGAAGGCGCGTTTCTAGCGATTGCCATCCGGAAATAAGGGCCACAGAATCATCACGTCTGTTTGACACGTAACTCCGACTCAGTGAGTTACTAGGTACAACTTTTGTCACGCCATAATGGACCGTACGGAATATTTCTAAGTTTTGTCGTGCACTGATGTTAATTCTAAAAAAAGAGGAGAAAGTTATCAAATCCCAGTGCGCAATCGTGCATTTCTGCACACGTTATCAAATTATTCAActtcaaataggtacctataggtaggtataggttcaaatatctattttagcgataaggccgccttttgtacataaatctataatgttatttatatattattgtcttgttggtgtacaataaagaatattttactttttacttttaccttttaaagcaaaaaaattaaaatatacctactgctaCCGCCACGATAATATTTGAAATGTAATGGAACTTTTTGGAAGATTTCCTTAAagattatttaagtaggtatttcgtgatttcaaataaaattctTGATTGAAATGCATAGTACTCATAGTACGTCTTTACCTGCACGAGGTAGTTAACTCGGTCGATGTCCTTACTGAACACCGCTGCGGCCAGCCCATACTCCGAGTTGTTGGCGCGTTCTAGTAATTCGTCCATCTGCGAGAACTTCAGGATCGTTTGCACGGGACCGAAGATCTGGAAAATGATTATTtatctattaatatttttagataagtaTTCATACTGAAATCAATCCAAATAAAATTCTCTGCCTGCTAGAAAACTCTTCGCTACTCTTAGAAACTATGTTTTAAAAGCTTTACAAACTATGTACTAGTTTTAATGCTATagataaaatgcgaaagtgtgtctatctgtctgtctgtctgcaagcttttcacggctcaacagtttaaccgattttgatgttatttggtacagagttagcttacatcacgGGCacggacatagggtactttttatcccggaaaacctaaaaccacgccgacgaagtcacgggcatcatctagtattatatagATCAGTAGTTAATATCCAGAATAGTACATACCTCCGTTCTGGCAATGTCCATATCGTCCTTGACATCAGAGAAGACCGTAGGCTGGACGAAATACCCCTCTTTCCCGTGCCGGCCGCCCCCCGTCATCAGCTTGGCGCCTTGCTTCTTGCCTGTCTCGATGAGTCCTAAGATCTTCTCGTGTTGCTCCCCGTCAATCTGTCGTTACAATTCAGATTAATGATACGTGTACAGATTGGTCCAACTATACATTAGCAAACACAAATTAGTCCAAATATACATTGACAAATACAAATTGGTCCAACTATACATTAGCAAACACAAATTAGTCCAAATATACATTGACAAATACAAATTGGTCCAACTATACATTAGCAAACACAATTtatattgcaaaaaaatatatttgagaCTCTCATAACTAGCCCTTTCCTTTATTTTATTCTTCTGATTTTCACCCCAGAAATGATAACCACAttgaaaattcatttttttacgTTACACGTCCGCGTTTATTCATATTAGATGAGAGTACTAATTTCAACTTAAATCGGTCTAATAGATTCGGGGCAATTGGCTGTGACAAAATAGATTAGTTCAACAGTTGAACTAGTGAGACTTTTTTCCCCACTAGTTCATTTTTtccgttttttttaatacgaaaAAACCGACTTTAATCGAGCTTTTTGGTAGTCGATTTGAATGGTTTACCTGCGGCCCCTGCTCGGTGTCGGGTCGGAAGGGGTCCCCCACAACTCGCCTGGCGGCGCGCGCGGCCGACATCTCTACGAACTTGTCGTAGATCTTGTCCTCCACGAACGTGCGCGAGCCTGCATGCACATAAATAATCTACTAAGTATAGGTACCACATTATACAATGATGAGAAAGAAAAGaatttctttaataaaacacttttccaagtataaaatagaattaacggtctaaaaactatttttgtgaaaatagataattatACATTCatgtacttaaaataaattttctagGTTAAaagattaagattttttttgtgtCCTTTACTCATGAATAAATGTTGAATATTGAAGTTGAGTAATgcacaacggatcgacgtgattttttgcatggatatactaTTACGCTGCCTCCCGTTCAACCGCCGCGGTTGGAATTTCGTCGCGGTTTAGTGCGTACAAAATGAGCggtttcatataaaaatataaaagcggCTGGCCGCGCGGTTAGCCGCGCACGCGGTTAACCGCTAGTGCGTACGAGCGCTTAAAGACATGGAGAAGGAGAATTTTCCCCAGAAAGTTAATTCATTCCCAACAgatggacgaagtcgtgggcattatcGCACCAATCATTTTCACACAGCAGCACTGGCCCATATTGTAGAACAGCACCATGTAATACATCAGCAAACACGATGCTGGGGATTCCCCCCCAGTTCCACAGTTATCCAACTCAGTAAAGCCATGCTCCACTCACCGGCACAGCAGCACTGGCCCATGTTGTAGAACAGCGCCATGTGAGACTGCTCCACCGCGTAGGGCAGGTCGGCATCAGCGAACACGATGTTGGGGGACTTTCCCCCCAGCTCCAGAGTTATCCGCTTCACAGTTCCCGCCGCGTTGCGCTGGATCAGCTTGCCTACTTCAGTTGATCCTGGAAAAgtcactctaatattataaaggcgaaagtttgtgtgtactctttcacgcaaaaactactgaacggatttggctgaaattcggagatagattatactctagattaacacataggctacattttatctcggaaaatcaaagatttcctaactttgaaaaacctaaatccacgcggacgaagtcgcgggcgtcagctagttatagaTAAATTTTGAAGCAGTTTTTGAACACAATATAATTGTTCTACCGTGTGGTCGGGGAGTAAAATGATAAAGAAATAAGTGATTCAAAAAACCCCAAATGCAGTTTGTACTGCAATTTTATCTTCACTGGGTACATCAAGatgaatctaatgacgtatcatttatcaaaaccGGTTTGTAACTCTTTACGAGCGGGCATAGGAAGGCATATTTTAGTCTGGATGGTTTGCTTGAATAATGCACAACATACCAGTGAAGGCGACCTTGTCAACATCGGGGTGGTCAACAATGGCCGCGCCCGCGTCGCCGTATCCGGGCACCACGTTCACTACGCCCGCGGGGAAGCCCGCTTCctggaaagaaaaaaaaaatcatataataAAAACTCAAGGGATCCAAAAAGTACAACAAGCTTTGACTAGAAAAACTCTAACGCATTGGTAAAAACTGAGATCTTAGGCACAAATATGCCTTGTACACCCCAAACACAAAACACTTTAAAAGATTGCATATACTAGCACTATGACAGATGAAATTGCTTGATATATTACACGAAAGGGGATGTTATTTCCGCACGGGGCCCAGCTTCCACGCCGCCATCAGCAGCGGGAAGTTCCATGGGATAGTTTGTGATGGAGGTAAATAGGGTAGGGTTAGGTTACCTTGACTAGTTGTGCGACATAGAGCGCAGTGAGCGGCGTCTGCTCCGCGGGCTTCAGCACCAGCGTGTTGCCGGCGGCCAGCGCGGGGCCCAGCTTCCACGCCGCCATCAGCAGAGGGAAGTTCCATGGGATAATTTGCCCGCATACGCCTGTAAACCAAGATAATCCATCCTATCTacactaatccatactatccatactattaatattataagtgtcggtctatctgtctgtctgctagcttttcacggcccaacagcttaaccgattttaattaaatttggtacagagttagcttacatcccggggaaggacataggctactttttatgccggaaaatgaaagagttcccacgggattgttaaaagcccatctgtttaaacGATTAAatcaaatttggtacagaagtagcttgcatcccggaaatcgacataggcatctttttatcccagaaaatcaagtttccacgggattaaaaaaaaaactaaatccacgcggacgaagtcgcggaaatTATCTAGttccttataattatgttacTAATGTTAGTACTAAGTAAATGAATAAAGTAGCCTGCCGTGGCAACTCTAGTCGCCCGGTGGCTACAGCTACCCAATGCTTTTGGGCAGCCTATCCTACCCCTTATTGCACCCAGAATGCCATTGAGACTGCTACGAAGGCGCTGTAGGAGAGAGACCATCTTTTTACGGATAATGGCATGAAAGACATCAGACCGGGCCTCTGTGAACATCCCACCTGCACTACAGTCCCTCGGCAGCCCCAACAGCATTCTGAATGCATTATTATACTGCTGAATAGATGGATGGATGGCAATAGGTTCTCACCGACAGGCTCGTGCCTGGTATAGGCGAAGTATTTGCCGTCAGTGGGCAGCACCTTGCCGTGGTTCTTGTCCGCCCAGCCCGCGTAGTAGCGCAGGTTCTTGACCACTGCAGCAACGTCGCCATAGTACGATGCTAGGTATGGCTTGCCGTTGTCGAGGGTCTCTAGACTCTGTGGATTAAAAATtcgtcatgttttttttttcatttactatAGGTAAGCGATTGGCCACAATTCTAGTAGTTTATAAAGTTCATACCTACTCAATGCATATTCAttgcaatttttagggttccgtacctcaaaaggaaaaacgaaacacttataggatcactttgttgcctgtctgtctgtctgtccgtccgtcgtgtctgtcaaggaaatctacaaggtacttcccgttgacctaaaatcatgaaatttggcaggtaggtaggttttatagcacaagtaaaggaataaatccgaaaaccgtgaatttgtggttacatcatttaaaaaaatgtgtttaaattttcaaagcaagataactataccaagtggggtatcatataaaatggctttacctatacattctaaacagatttttatttatttttatacataatagtttttgatttatcttgcaaaatgtcgaaaaaaatacccaagtaggtacggaaccctcggtgcgc
This genomic interval carries:
- the LOC123874603 gene encoding aldehyde dehydrogenase, mitochondrial, with protein sequence MLRNLSKVVQTQKAKFATATAPAPHTSPEILYTGLFINNEWVKSADGKTFKTENPTNGKVIAEVQQAGKADIDKAVKAAKDAFKFGSTWRKMDASQRGYLINKLADLIERDHAYLASLETLDNGKPYLASYYGDVAAVVKNLRYYAGWADKNHGKVLPTDGKYFAYTRHEPVGVCGQIIPWNFPLLMAAWKLGPALAAGNTLVLKPAEQTPLTALYVAQLVKEAGFPAGVVNVVPGYGDAGAAIVDHPDVDKVAFTGSTEVGKLIQRNAAGTVKRITLELGGKSPNIVFADADLPYAVEQSHMALFYNMGQCCCAGSRTFVEDKIYDKFVEMSAARAARRVVGDPFRPDTEQGPQIDGEQHEKILGLIETGKKQGAKLMTGGGRHGKEGYFVQPTVFSDVKDDMDIARTEIFGPVQTILKFSQMDELLERANNSEYGLAAAVFSKDIDRVNYLVQGLRAGTVWVNDYNVFGNQVPFGGYKQSGLGRENGPYGIKNYTEVKAVVVKLTEKNS